The following proteins come from a genomic window of Mariniflexile sp. TRM1-10:
- a CDS encoding RagB/SusD family nutrient uptake outer membrane protein, giving the protein MTTNNKLYRSFRSFALRFFVLVLVISNSACSDDFFDKNPLDAVSDATFWKSESDAKLALVGCYNNGGAWSGEDFWTPRGIIYLDFMAGFGSEKELIPDRFTDGTLDPSYWAVEGYWDNTYRKIVTCNNFLSHIDDIEMDATIKANMIAEVRTIRAYQYFNLSFFFSDVPLFKNVLTVDEANNIERTPKADIMNFVETELEESYLDLPLTRPISEDGRITSGATLAILGRVLMANKKWAAAAATYKKIIDSQVYTIVPNFRTMFNVQNEINTEFILTSQYQEDVYSHVLTQYLYPETYGGWHQFSPYNELVKQFECTDGLSIEDSPLFDPSNPYDNRDPRLDYTIMISDRTVFKGTTFVSRPDSSSPDRITRYNWSGYCINKFMDPTFSGNLMNYGGNWSIIRYAEVLLSYLESKLEAGDAIDQVLLDETINKVRSRADVNMPAITTTNTVELRNKIRIEREVEFAFEGLHYYDILRWGVAAEKLNRQFTGMKLTNDPANYTDFDVDEDGYLIYQKRNFVEGVNEIWPIPQAERNVNTKLTQNPGYPN; this is encoded by the coding sequence ATGACTACTAATAATAAACTATATAGAAGCTTTAGAAGCTTCGCTCTAAGGTTCTTCGTTCTAGTGCTCGTTATTTCTAACAGTGCTTGTTCAGATGATTTTTTTGACAAAAACCCACTTGATGCAGTATCTGATGCTACTTTTTGGAAGTCAGAATCAGATGCAAAACTAGCTTTGGTAGGTTGCTACAATAATGGAGGTGCATGGAGCGGAGAAGATTTTTGGACTCCAAGAGGTATCATTTATCTTGATTTTATGGCAGGTTTTGGGTCTGAAAAAGAATTAATTCCTGATCGTTTCACTGACGGAACATTAGATCCATCTTACTGGGCAGTAGAAGGTTATTGGGATAATACCTACAGAAAAATTGTAACTTGTAATAATTTTTTATCTCATATAGATGATATTGAAATGGATGCTACCATTAAGGCTAATATGATAGCTGAAGTCAGAACTATAAGAGCTTATCAATATTTTAATTTGTCCTTTTTCTTTTCAGACGTACCACTTTTTAAAAATGTTTTAACTGTTGATGAAGCTAACAATATTGAGCGTACTCCTAAAGCTGATATCATGAATTTTGTCGAAACGGAATTAGAAGAAAGTTATCTAGATTTACCATTGACCAGACCAATAAGTGAAGATGGCCGTATAACATCTGGTGCAACTTTAGCTATTTTAGGACGTGTACTAATGGCTAATAAAAAGTGGGCAGCAGCAGCAGCTACCTATAAAAAAATTATAGATAGTCAAGTTTATACAATAGTTCCGAATTTCAGAACTATGTTTAATGTTCAAAACGAGATTAATACAGAATTTATTCTTACATCTCAATATCAAGAAGACGTTTATTCACATGTACTTACTCAATATCTTTATCCTGAAACTTATGGAGGTTGGCATCAGTTTTCTCCTTATAATGAATTAGTTAAACAATTTGAATGTACAGATGGTTTAAGCATTGAAGATTCTCCTTTATTTGACCCTTCAAATCCATATGATAATAGAGATCCTAGATTAGATTATACAATCATGATTTCCGATAGAACTGTTTTCAAAGGAACAACATTTGTAAGCAGGCCTGATAGTAGTTCTCCTGACAGAATTACTAGATACAACTGGAGTGGTTATTGCATTAATAAATTCATGGACCCAACATTTAGTGGTAATTTAATGAATTATGGAGGAAACTGGAGTATCATACGTTATGCCGAAGTTCTATTAAGTTATTTAGAATCAAAATTAGAGGCTGGTGATGCTATAGACCAAGTATTGTTAGATGAAACAATCAACAAAGTAAGATCAAGAGCAGATGTTAATATGCCAGCAATTACAACTACTAATACAGTTGAATTAAGAAATAAAATTAGAATTGAGCGTGAAGTAGAGTTTGCTTTTGAAGGACTTCATTATTATGATATTTTGAGATGGGGTGTTGCTGCCGAAAAATTGAATCGTCAATTTACAGGTATGAAATTAACAAATGATCCTGCTAATTACACTGACTTTGATGTTGATGAAGATGGTTATTTAATTTACCAAAAAAGAAATTTCGTTGAAGGAGTAAATGAAATATGGCCAATCCCTCAAGCAGAGAGAAATGTGAATACAAAATTGACCCAAAATCCTGGGTATCCTAATTAA
- a CDS encoding SusC/RagA family TonB-linked outer membrane protein yields the protein MKTFIFFFCATIFALTPSNVVSQNSKIRVEKDKTLTVDEVFDLIMEQTDYKFFYEEGIFKTFPKVHIKKGVIRTNKLLEQSLFQGDLVVTVTEGKAILIKEKPTLLSHAKQQGIQVSGTITDGNGQPMPGANILEKGTTNGVQSDFDGDFSIEVTNQNSVLVISYLGFLTKEIIIGEQTKIPVVLQEDTAKLDEVIVVGYGSQKRVNLTGSVSSISTKEIENRPITQASQALSGLASGVTVQQGSGRPGNDGATIRLRGIGTFSGAGNDPLVLIDGLASSLNDVDPNNIKSISILKDAASASIYGTRAANGVILIETKQGKKGELTVGYSGYVGFQNVTSLPDFVDSATYATLRNEANSNMNISPAYTSAEIELFKNQSDPDNYPNVPHLKNLLNSGSGLQTSHNFSFTGGNEKNSYLFSLGYLDQDGIVAENSYKRYNFQLNFDSQVKKNLKLKTNLSGYSANTDEPRHYNGDLTNMINFAVRQGPIFAGKKTDGTYGYQDNFSPQAWLDSESFTNRKNKLFLGGTELVWDFMKNFTLSGKVGYRFTNYRDKEFVSDFTFDSNKYLGPNSLRASSGFDNLITLQSLLKYNVNINKHSIDVLAGFSQEEFHSEYVSGFRDNFPNNLLYELNAGSSNNMQSSGSAGEWGLRSYFGRINYSFNDRYLFEVNGRYDGTSRFPTDGRWGFFPSVSAGWKVSEENFLKDVQWVQNLKVRASWGQLGNQNIGNYPYQNVLSLGQNYTFGGSLIAGARLTTLSNANISWETTTVTDLGLDVNLFNGKLNMVFDYFDKTTSDILYQTTVSGVLGLNPSTVNAGEVRNSGFELFLNYQDKIGNVNFNISPNFSYTKNRITKLSTGLDKDINRGLFVGHSVNSTYGYVADGLFIDQNDIDNYPTQPYSAEPGFVKYKDISGPNGVPDGVVDATYDRKVIGSYFPKYAFGTNLQVDYQGFDVSVLLQGLAGFKRQIGSYQAYAFYNGGQIQKWQADNRWTEENPDPNAKYIKLTSLNQGSGTIMPSTFWDRNAGFLRIKNVQIGYNFPRTLLDALKIQKLRIYVMGQNLHTFNSFYKGWDPEMSQSTGDNSPFYPITSVYTLGLNLNF from the coding sequence ATGAAGACATTCATTTTCTTTTTTTGCGCAACTATTTTTGCTTTAACACCTAGCAATGTTGTGTCCCAAAACTCCAAAATTAGAGTAGAAAAAGATAAAACATTAACCGTAGATGAAGTTTTTGATCTTATCATGGAGCAGACCGACTATAAATTCTTTTACGAAGAAGGTATCTTTAAAACGTTTCCAAAAGTACATATTAAAAAGGGAGTCATTAGAACAAATAAGTTACTAGAGCAAAGTTTGTTTCAAGGAGATCTTGTTGTAACAGTAACAGAAGGTAAAGCCATTCTTATTAAAGAAAAGCCTACACTATTAAGTCATGCTAAACAACAAGGTATTCAAGTTTCAGGAACAATAACTGATGGTAATGGACAGCCTATGCCAGGGGCAAACATCTTGGAAAAAGGGACAACAAATGGAGTGCAATCTGATTTTGATGGTGATTTCTCAATAGAAGTAACTAATCAAAATTCTGTTTTAGTAATTTCTTATCTAGGTTTTCTAACAAAAGAAATAATTATTGGAGAGCAAACAAAAATTCCTGTAGTATTACAAGAAGATACTGCTAAGCTTGATGAAGTCATAGTTGTAGGTTACGGTAGTCAAAAGAGAGTGAATTTAACAGGATCCGTTAGTTCAATTTCTACAAAGGAAATAGAAAATCGTCCAATTACTCAAGCATCGCAGGCATTATCGGGGTTAGCAAGCGGCGTAACGGTACAGCAAGGTTCAGGGCGTCCTGGAAATGATGGTGCAACAATTCGATTACGTGGGATAGGTACTTTTTCGGGAGCGGGAAATGATCCTTTGGTTTTAATTGATGGACTTGCTAGTTCATTAAACGATGTCGATCCAAATAACATTAAAAGTATTTCAATATTAAAAGATGCGGCATCTGCATCAATCTATGGTACCCGTGCTGCAAATGGGGTAATACTTATTGAAACTAAACAAGGAAAAAAAGGAGAGTTAACAGTCGGTTATAGCGGCTATGTTGGATTTCAAAACGTAACTTCACTTCCGGATTTTGTAGATTCCGCAACCTATGCAACATTGCGTAATGAAGCAAATTCAAACATGAATATTAGTCCTGCTTATACAAGTGCTGAAATAGAATTATTTAAAAACCAATCCGATCCAGATAATTATCCAAATGTTCCGCATTTAAAAAATCTTTTGAATTCTGGATCTGGTTTGCAAACAAGCCATAATTTTAGTTTTACTGGAGGAAACGAAAAGAACTCATACCTTTTTTCTTTAGGCTATCTTGATCAAGATGGTATAGTTGCTGAAAACAGCTATAAAAGATATAATTTTCAGTTGAATTTTGATAGTCAAGTAAAAAAGAATTTGAAGCTTAAAACTAATTTAAGTGGTTATTCAGCAAATACCGATGAACCTCGCCATTATAATGGTGATTTGACAAACATGATTAATTTTGCGGTAAGACAAGGGCCTATTTTTGCAGGAAAAAAAACCGATGGAACTTATGGATATCAGGATAATTTTAGCCCTCAAGCATGGTTAGACAGTGAATCTTTTACTAATAGAAAAAATAAATTGTTTTTAGGAGGAACTGAGTTAGTTTGGGATTTCATGAAGAATTTCACCTTAAGTGGCAAGGTGGGTTATCGTTTCACAAATTACCGTGACAAAGAGTTTGTTTCAGATTTTACATTTGATTCCAATAAATATTTAGGGCCTAATAGTCTTAGAGCAAGTTCTGGTTTTGATAATTTAATCACATTACAATCGCTTTTAAAATACAATGTAAATATCAATAAACATAGTATAGATGTATTAGCAGGTTTCTCTCAAGAAGAGTTTCACTCTGAGTACGTTTCGGGTTTTCGTGATAATTTCCCCAATAACCTTTTGTATGAACTTAATGCAGGATCATCAAATAATATGCAATCTTCAGGATCTGCGGGAGAATGGGGATTAAGATCTTATTTTGGTAGAATTAACTATTCATTTAATGATCGTTATTTGTTTGAAGTGAATGGCAGATACGATGGCACATCAAGATTTCCTACTGATGGCAGATGGGGCTTTTTCCCTTCGGTTTCTGCAGGTTGGAAAGTATCAGAAGAAAATTTCTTAAAAGATGTTCAATGGGTACAAAACTTAAAAGTTAGAGCATCTTGGGGACAACTTGGAAATCAAAACATAGGAAATTATCCGTATCAAAATGTTCTTAGTTTAGGTCAGAATTATACTTTTGGAGGAAGCCTTATTGCTGGAGCCAGATTAACAACACTATCTAATGCCAATATTAGTTGGGAGACTACAACAGTTACAGATCTTGGATTGGATGTCAATTTATTTAATGGAAAATTAAATATGGTTTTTGACTATTTTGACAAAACCACTTCAGATATTTTGTATCAAACAACGGTTTCTGGTGTATTGGGACTGAATCCTTCAACTGTAAATGCAGGGGAAGTTAGAAATTCTGGTTTTGAACTTTTTCTAAATTATCAAGATAAAATTGGAAATGTTAATTTTAACATATCGCCTAATTTTTCGTATACAAAAAACAGAATTACTAAATTATCTACAGGATTAGATAAAGATATAAATAGAGGCTTATTTGTTGGGCATTCTGTGAATTCAACTTATGGATATGTAGCCGATGGATTATTTATAGATCAAAACGATATAGATAATTATCCAACTCAGCCTTATTCTGCAGAACCAGGATTTGTAAAATACAAAGATATAAGTGGCCCAAATGGTGTTCCAGATGGTGTGGTAGATGCAACTTACGATCGTAAAGTTATAGGTAGTTATTTTCCAAAATATGCTTTCGGAACTAACTTACAAGTAGATTATCAAGGTTTTGATGTATCTGTTCTTTTACAAGGTTTAGCAGGATTTAAGAGACAAATTGGTTCTTATCAAGCTTATGCGTTTTATAATGGTGGACAAATACAAAAATGGCAAGCAGATAATAGATGGACAGAAGAGAATCCAGATCCTAATGCTAAATACATAAAGCTTACAAGCCTTAATCAAGGAAGTGGTACCATTATGCCTTCTACATTTTGGGATAGAAATGCTGGTTTTTTAAGAATTAAAAATGTACAGATAGGATATAATTTTCCTAGAACTCTTTTAGATGCATTAAAAATTCAAAAACTAAGAATATATGTAATGGGGCAAAACCTACATACATTTAATAGTTTCTATAAAGGATGGGATCCTGAAATGAGTCAATCAACAGGCGACAACAGTCCTTTTTATCCTATTACCAGTGTATATACTTTAGGACTAAACTTAAACTTTTAG
- a CDS encoding FecR family protein yields the protein MEKEIENLIIKFLTKEANLDELRKLEVWINNPKNEILFFEYIKANALVNMVMSEYNENDAQETILYRIKKEKSIFYDKYNIIKYAVAAVFVGIFITTYIFRNNLFNSNTPLETTPIIANNNSIGPGTSKAILSLEDGSVVALKKGNTYKTQNLNSNGEQIIYQPLEQNSAKTEYNYLTIERGGQFFLKLSDGTQVWLNSESKLKYPISFKEGEMRQVELVYGEAYFDVSPSIDHKGAKFKVITNTQELEVLGTEFNIKAYKDESNIYTTLVEGLVEINTSVEKKILTPNQQSNVDVVNNNMSVAVVDVYSEISWKNGIFSFKGKSLKDIMNVISRWYDVDVIFVNKDLESIKFKGILSKNQNIEEILSIMKSNTINNYEIIDKTIILK from the coding sequence ATGGAAAAAGAAATAGAAAATTTGATAATAAAGTTTCTAACAAAAGAAGCGAACCTTGATGAGCTTCGAAAATTGGAAGTCTGGATTAATAATCCAAAAAACGAAATATTATTTTTTGAATATATTAAAGCCAATGCTTTGGTTAATATGGTTATGAGTGAATATAACGAAAATGATGCTCAAGAAACCATATTATATCGCATAAAAAAAGAAAAAAGTATTTTTTATGATAAATATAATATCATTAAATATGCTGTAGCCGCTGTTTTTGTTGGCATATTTATCACAACCTACATTTTTAGAAATAATTTATTCAACTCTAATACTCCTTTAGAAACTACACCTATAATTGCGAATAATAATAGTATAGGACCAGGGACAAGCAAAGCAATATTAAGTTTGGAAGATGGTTCAGTGGTAGCCTTAAAAAAAGGAAATACTTACAAAACACAAAACCTAAATAGTAATGGAGAACAAATTATATATCAACCATTAGAACAAAATTCAGCAAAAACAGAATACAATTACTTAACCATTGAGAGAGGGGGACAATTCTTTTTAAAATTATCAGATGGAACTCAAGTATGGTTAAATTCTGAATCTAAATTAAAATACCCAATAAGCTTTAAGGAAGGGGAAATGCGTCAAGTAGAACTTGTTTATGGTGAAGCCTATTTTGATGTATCCCCTAGTATAGATCATAAAGGCGCCAAATTCAAGGTAATTACCAATACTCAAGAACTGGAAGTTTTAGGAACAGAGTTTAATATAAAGGCTTATAAAGATGAATCAAATATTTACACCACTTTAGTAGAAGGTCTAGTAGAAATTAATACTTCGGTAGAAAAAAAAATATTGACACCCAACCAACAATCAAATGTTGATGTTGTAAATAACAATATGTCAGTAGCAGTTGTAGATGTATATTCTGAAATTTCTTGGAAAAACGGGATTTTCAGTTTTAAAGGAAAATCGTTAAAAGATATCATGAATGTAATATCTAGATGGTATGATGTTGATGTAATCTTTGTAAATAAAGATTTAGAATCAATAAAATTCAAAGGAATTTTATCTAAAAATCAAAACATTGAAGAAATTTTATCAATTATGAAGTCTAATACAATTAATAATTACGAAATAATAGATAAAACAATAATACTAAAATAA
- a CDS encoding RNA polymerase sigma factor: protein MFSSQEKFIAHLKKGDSTAYSYLVELYYKKLCDYASNLARDNFKSEDIVQNVIVRMWQNRKNLNHNVSIKNYLYKSVYNEFVDQYRKDIAVTTLEKKYVQGLDFVFEAQDEEETKRLITLIEREIEQLPQKCKETFLLNKKEGLTYIEIAEFNKVSVNTVEKQMGKALFILRKKMKEKAYYFFFMLFGLNKLKILDLQKK, encoded by the coding sequence GTGTTTTCAAGTCAAGAAAAATTTATAGCACACCTTAAAAAAGGTGACTCAACTGCATATAGTTATTTAGTAGAGCTTTATTATAAAAAACTATGTGATTATGCTAGCAACCTTGCTAGGGACAATTTTAAATCGGAAGACATTGTACAAAATGTTATTGTTAGAATGTGGCAAAATAGAAAAAATTTAAATCACAATGTTTCCATTAAAAATTATTTATATAAATCTGTTTATAATGAATTTGTAGATCAATATCGTAAGGATATTGCGGTTACCACATTAGAAAAAAAGTATGTTCAAGGCTTGGATTTTGTTTTTGAGGCACAAGATGAAGAAGAAACGAAACGATTAATAACTTTAATTGAAAGAGAAATAGAACAACTCCCCCAAAAATGTAAAGAAACATTTTTATTAAATAAAAAGGAAGGGCTTACATATATTGAAATTGCAGAATTTAATAAGGTTTCTGTAAACACGGTAGAAAAACAAATGGGTAAAGCTCTTTTTATTCTTCGTAAAAAAATGAAAGAAAAAGCGTATTATTTTTTCTTTATGTTGTTTGGATTGAATAAATTAAAAATTCTGGACTTGCAAAAAAAATAG
- a CDS encoding sigma-70 family RNA polymerase sigma factor — translation MFTKSDLHKIFNKYYSTLVLYANRFLPLRDECEDFVQDIFVNLLEKELNFPDEISLRVYLYKSTRNKCYDHLKHLKVREKHTSSFIRPLEDENLFLQEVLEEEITRQLYQAVGTLSGRKKEIIELSLKGLKNDEIAQTLGIRTQTVKTIKSSAYKELRERFKNISSIICFLLA, via the coding sequence ATGTTTACTAAAAGTGATTTACATAAGATATTCAACAAATATTACAGCACCTTGGTTTTGTATGCAAATCGCTTTTTGCCTTTAAGAGATGAGTGCGAAGATTTTGTGCAGGATATTTTTGTTAATCTTTTAGAAAAAGAACTCAATTTCCCTGACGAGATTTCATTAAGAGTTTATTTGTATAAATCTACACGAAACAAATGCTATGACCATTTAAAACATCTTAAAGTAAGGGAAAAGCACACTTCAAGTTTCATAAGGCCACTAGAGGATGAAAATTTGTTTTTACAAGAAGTTCTTGAAGAAGAAATTACCAGACAATTGTATCAAGCTGTAGGGACCCTATCCGGTAGAAAAAAAGAAATTATAGAGCTAAGTCTTAAAGGGTTAAAAAATGACGAGATCGCCCAGACTCTTGGAATACGGACGCAGACCGTAAAAACGATAAAATCGTCAGCTTATAAAGAATTGAGGGAACGGTTCAAGAATATAAGTTCTATTATCTGTTTTCTTTTGGCATAA
- a CDS encoding FecR family protein — protein MNDVFHIAILVIKKKFKILTKVEELQLEQFKDKYLFIKNIRFDSLKQKVSEHATIDKEKAWNIIVDKLENRSKKSQILLFRRTWFKYAAAASIVVLLSLSYLAINNIKQANTHPPVIVNTTIKAGTDKAILTLGDGSEVNLDTETPYQSKNIHSNGKQITYKPKTDSGTAEITYNYLTIPRGGQFFVQLSDGTKVWLNSESRLKYPVTFTDGENRLVELLYGEAYFEVSPSTEHKGSHFKVLTQGQEIEVLGTEFNLKAYRDEPNIYTTLVEGKVTVSTTNIKKTLTPNQQLDFDPVNQRTTISRVNVYNVISWKKGIFSFKSMTLKEIAKVLSRWYDVEVKFDNPALKEVRFNGVLGKDQDLEGILKNIQKTNFINAYEIKNRKITIK, from the coding sequence ATGAATGACGTGTTTCACATAGCGATACTTGTAATAAAAAAGAAATTTAAGATTCTTACGAAGGTAGAAGAATTGCAGCTGGAGCAGTTTAAGGATAAATATCTATTTATAAAAAACATCCGTTTTGACTCCCTAAAACAAAAAGTTTCCGAGCATGCTACCATTGATAAGGAAAAAGCATGGAACATTATAGTGGACAAATTGGAAAATCGGTCAAAAAAATCCCAGATTTTGTTGTTTCGTAGGACTTGGTTTAAATATGCTGCGGCAGCGTCTATAGTTGTGTTGCTTTCGCTTTCTTATTTGGCAATCAATAATATAAAACAGGCAAATACACATCCTCCTGTTATAGTAAATACAACCATAAAAGCTGGTACAGATAAGGCTATCTTAACTCTGGGAGATGGTTCGGAGGTCAATTTGGACACAGAAACTCCTTATCAGTCAAAAAATATACATAGTAACGGAAAGCAAATCACTTATAAACCGAAAACGGATTCGGGCACTGCGGAAATAACCTATAATTATCTTACAATCCCCAGGGGAGGGCAGTTTTTTGTACAACTGTCCGATGGTACCAAGGTCTGGTTGAATTCCGAATCCCGATTAAAATATCCTGTAACGTTTACGGATGGGGAAAATCGTTTGGTGGAACTGCTTTACGGCGAGGCTTATTTTGAAGTCTCCCCAAGCACAGAACATAAAGGATCCCATTTTAAAGTACTAACGCAAGGACAGGAAATTGAAGTGCTTGGCACGGAATTCAACCTCAAAGCGTACCGGGACGAACCCAATATTTATACCACCTTAGTAGAAGGTAAAGTTACTGTAAGTACTACAAATATAAAAAAGACACTAACCCCCAACCAACAATTGGATTTCGATCCGGTAAATCAGCGTACAACCATTTCCCGTGTAAATGTCTACAACGTTATTTCATGGAAAAAAGGCATCTTTAGTTTTAAAAGCATGACTTTAAAGGAAATAGCAAAGGTACTGTCCAGATGGTATGATGTAGAAGTGAAGTTTGATAATCCTGCCCTTAAAGAAGTACGGTTCAACGGAGTATTGGGCAAGGATCAGGATTTGGAAGGGATTTTAAAGAACATTCAGAAAACAAATTTTATTAATGCCTATGAAATTAAAAACAGAAAAATAACCATTAAATAA